The sequence atttagcaatgtaagttcggttctatcgcaaaaaaaaaaattttttaaaaatttgttaattaaaaattaggttaaaaattatcggcaaaaaaaaatttatttatttttaaaaattagcgttttaaGAAAGGTACAGGGAATATTATTTAGGAATGTATAACCGGTtctatggataaaaaaaaataaaaaaaaatttgataattaaaaattaagttaaaaattatcggcgaaaaaaaatttatttatttttaaaaattagcgttttaagaaaggtacaacgaatattatttagcaatgttAGTCCGGTtctattgcaaaaaaaaataaaaaaaaaatttgtgaattaaaaattgggttaaaaattatcggcaaaaaaaatatttatttatttttaaaatatagcgttgtaaaaaaattcaagcgaatattatttagcaacgTCAGTGCggttctattaataaaaaaaaaaataaaaaaaaaatttggtaattaaaaattaagttaaaaattatcagcaaaaaaaaacttatttatttttaaaaattagcgttttaCGAAAGGTACAGGGAATATTATTTAGGAATGTAAGTCcggttctattgataaaaaaaaatgtatttttaaagtcATTTTAAACATATTGTTGATTTCCAGTTTGAATATtacctaaaataatatttttttttcttaatttaatttaaactattaataatatttgtcGTTCATAATGTCGTATTTCTTAGAAATATCATTCTTAGAACATTTATGAATTTGTGAGACAGAGAGCGTTGAGAAATTACACTTAAAAGTGTGTGACAGTATGCTACCTGTAGTTTCTTCTCTTTCTATCATAAGATACTAGTGAAATAATCGACAATCTGTGGCgacaattagtaaaataaaaaaaaaaaaaaaacatcgagTCATTGTGTAAAATCGTATCTCACTTGGTGGATAATCGTTGCGGTGAACACttcatcaaaaaaaagtatcctAAGTAagtacgaaaatttttttttatacttgaatGCATAATATTGTTCgttaagttttatataaatcggGAAATGAAAGTCGCGGACAATATTAGTTGGAAATGTAAGTCtggttatattaataaaaaaaaaaaagaaaacgaaaatagggaaaaaaaactcaaattaaaaattattgtcaaaaaaattttatttatttataaaattaaactttgtaAGAATATAGCAGCGgttattatttagcaatgtatgtccggttctattgatgaaaaaaaaataaaaaaaaatttggtaattaaaaattaagttaaaaattatcagcaaaataaaacttatttatttttaaaaattagcgttttaagaaaggtacagcaatattatttagcaatgtaagttcggttctattgtgaaaaaaaaaaaattaaaaaaaaatttgttaattaaaaattacgttaaaaattatcggcaaaaaaaaaatttatttatttttaaaatatagcgttgtaaaaaaagtcaagcgaatgttatttagcaatgtatgtccggttctattgtgaaaaaaaaaaaattaaaaaaaaatttgttaattaaaaattacgttaaaaattatcggcaaaaaaaaaatttatttatttttaaaatatagcgttgtaaaaaaagtcaagcgaatattatttagcaacgTCAGTGcggttctattgataaaaaaaaaataaaaaaaaaatttgataattaaaaattgggttgaaaataatcggcaaaaaaaaaattaatttatttttaaaaattagcgttttaagaaaggtacagcaatattatttagcaatgtaagttcggttctattgtgaaaaaaaaaaaattaaaaaaaaaatttgttaattaaaaattacgttaaaaattatcggcaaaaaaaaaatttatttatttttaaaatatagcgttgtaaaaaaagtcaagcgaatattatttagcaacgTCAGTGcggttctattgataaaaaaaaaataaaaaaaaaatttgataattaaaaattgggttgaaaataatcggcaaaaaaaaaattaatttatttttaaaaattagcgttttaagaaaggtacagcaatattatttagcaatgtaagttcggttctattgtgaaaaaaaaaaaattaaaaaaaaaaatttgttaattaaaaattacgttaaaaattatcggcaaaaaaaaaatttatttatttttaaaatatagcgttgttaaaaaagtcaagcgaatattatttagcaacgTCAGTGcggttctattgataaaaaaaaaaataaaaaaaaaatttgataattaaaaattgggttgaaaataatcggcaaaaaaaaaattaatttatttttaaaaattagcgttttaagaaaggtacagcaatattatttagcaatgtaagttcggttctattgtgaaaaaaaaaaaattaaaaaaaaaatttgttaattaaaaattacgttaaaaattatcggcaaaaaaaaaatttatttatttttaaaatatagcgttgtaaaaaaagtcaagcgaatattatttagcaacgTCAGTGcggttctattgataaaaaaaaaataaaaaaaaaatttgataattaaaaattgggttgaaaataatcggcaaaaaaaaaattaatttatttttaaaaattagcgttttaagaaaggtatagcaatattatttagcaatgtaagttcggttctattgcaaaaaaaaaaaattaaaaaaaaatttgttaatttaaaattacgttaaaaattatcggcaaaaaaaaatttatttatttttaaaatatagcgttgtaaaaaaagtcaagcgaatattatttagcaacgTCAGTGcggttctattgataaaaaaaaaaaataaaaaaaaaatttggtaattaaaaattgggttACAAATTAtcggaaacaaaaaatttatttattttcaaaatatagcgttgtaaaaaaagtaaagggAATAATATTTAGGAATGTAAGTCCggttttattgataaaaaaaaattaaaaaataacttggtaattaaaaagtgattaaaaCATTATCGGtggggaaaaatttttccactttGAAACATTAGATTCGCAAAAAAAAGGCTGTAAATATTACATAAGGATGTAGGTCCGGTTctattgctaaaaaaaaacaatatctaTCTTTTGCAGATTCATCCAATATCTCACAACAGTATAAGCCAAACAATGAATGGGTTTCGAGGCAAAACTAAAGGTGAAtgagaaaatataatattaaaatgtatattatgataatgaataatgggtacaaaaaaaatgatataaatttttcagttgttAGCTTTATTTGGacaataataaagaaaacgaGTACGATGTTAATTGCAgtatgattttatttgataagttTAAGTTAaatctttaaagttaaataaaatttaattttctgaatctTACAGGGAGAGGAAGAAGAATGAAAGAAACGCGTGCCCGCCCAGCACTACAACGCGATGCCATCGCGCCAAACGGACCACGAACTCGACTTAGAACTGACCGAGGTGGACCAACCAACGAAGCGGGCACTCTCAACAACCCGCAGCTGCCCGGAGCTCAGCATCCGGCAGGCAATGCCAACCAGCTTCAACGACACCAGGAGCCAGGGGCTGTAAACAACCCGCAGCTGCCAAATGCTCAGCAACTAGATGACAATGTCAACCAGATGCCAAGACATCAGGAACCGGGGGCTGTTAACAACCCACAGCTGCCAAATGCTCAGCAACTAGATGACAATGTCAACCAGATGCCGAGACATCAGGAACCAGGGGCTGTTAACAACCCACAGCTGCCAAATGCTCAGCAACTAGCTAACAATGTCAACCAGATGCCGAGACATCAGGAACCGGGGGCTGTTAACAACCCACAGCTGCCAAATGCTCAGCAACTAGCTAACAATGTCAACCAGATGCCGAGACATCAGGAACCGGGGGCTGTTAACAACCCACAGCTGCCAAATGCTCAGCAACTAGCTAACAATGTCAACCAGATGCCGAGACATCAGGAACCGGGGGCTGTTAACAACCCACAGCTGCCAAATGCTCAGCAACTAGCTAACAATGTCAACCAGATGCCGAGACATCAGGAACCGGGGGCTGTTAACAACCCACAGCTGCCAAATGCTCAGCAACTAGCTAACAATGTCAACCAGATGCCGAGACATCAGGAACCGGGGGCTGTAAACAACCCACAGCTGCCAAATGCTCAGCAACTAGCTAACAATGTCAACCAGATGCTGAGACATCAGGAACCGGGGGCTGTTAACAACCCACAGCTGCCAAATGCTCAGCAACTAGCTAACAATGTCAACCAGATGCCGAGACATCAGGAACCGGGGGCTGTTAACAACCCACAGCTGCCAAATGCTCAGCAACTAGCTAACAATGTCAACCAGATGCCGAGACATCAGGAACCGGGGATTGTAAACAACTCACAGCTGCCAAATGCTCAGCAACTGATTGGCAATGCTAACCAGTTATCAAGATCCTTAATGCTGCCAAATTTTAGCATACCACCTCCAAAGATTGCGCAGCGACCGTCTTCTATCGAGCCCCATCTGCCATCAAAGCGCACAATGAAAGCCATTCAAAAGTTCAACCGCAATTACTCGAAGCTCTTGGAACAGGTTGGAAAAAATCAGCAGCAATCCCAAGAGTTGTCAGGATGGAATCAACTGCAGCAGCAACGATTGCAACCACAGAAGCAGCAATTGCAActgcagcagcagcaactgATGCAGCAGCAATTGCAACCACAGCAGCAGCATTTGCAACCACAGCAGCAGCAATTGCAACCACAGCAGCAGCAATTGCAACCACAGCAGCAGCAATCACAaccacagcagcagcaactgCAACTACAGCAGCAGCAATTGCAACCACAGCAGCAGCAATTGCAACCACAGCAGCAGCAATCACAaccacagcagcagcaactgCAACTACAGCAGCAGCAATGGCTATCACAGCAGCAGCAATTCTTACTACTGCAGCAGCAAGTGCTACCTCAGCAGCAACAATTGCTCCTACAGCAGCAGCCATTGCTACCACACCAGCTGCAATTGTTACCGCAACAGCAGCCACTTCTTCAACAGCAACCTGGGATCTTACTTCCTCCTAATTTAGCCCATCAGCACATTTATCCTCCATTTAATTTTCCTAATCATCCACCGAATTTCTCTACTCTTTTCTATCCGTACTTCTGCCTTCCTAATCAATACGCTCGTCCTTAGAGtttactgagaaaaaaaatattctttaacaATATATTCAAAGACAGTATCCGTCTACAGTATACTTCtcgtatttgtatatctatatttagtaaaatctagtaaatataaatatacaaatacatgaatgGTTAGGTACTGGGTCTTTTACattatgttataataataataataatattattaaaaaaaatatttataacataaattttaataaaaaaaataataataatcataacaatattgatatcattaataattaaaattataataattattcacttttttaaaaagctgtacgtttttccaaaaaaaaaaaaaaaataaatcaacaatttataaaaatgtattaagttattaataatattattcttgaaaaaaaaactgtgatTTATTCTATCCATgtgtttagtttaaaaattatagtcaaaaaatataaataatttaaaaaaaaaaaatttcttttaactaTAACACtcagaattcaaattttcgctctcattttataaaacaaaatggcCGACATTAACCTATGGGTTGTTGACGTTAAAAGGTTTAAGTGAAAGTAGTGAGTCAAAGTAATGtctgaattattttgtttacttaattttcgtacataaaaattaattatttacatttataataaaataaaaaattaaggaatcaataattattacttattaaaaaaaaaaaattcatttcttgcCTCGTTTCTCTTTTTAACATATTTCTATCTTGTCTTTGCTCTCAGCTGCCTCCGGTCGTTCCGTACCCTTTGATAATATTCATCTCTATCGATGATCGAGATGGAAACAATGGttcaactttaattattttaataattcaaaagtgacgctatattgttttaatgtaattttacaaatattagcTTTAATAATATGTTGTTTTTTATTGGATTCACTAAAGCCTCCTTAGATAGTAAACGTCAATTAACGTAATTAAATTACGATgtatatctaaaaaaatttaattggacAACTAAATAAGGTAAATATGTTTGGAGATTagaagaattaatttaatcttgattaatggataaataaataaaatatcagaaaTGATCAACAATAATCTTCACTTAAATGATTTGAAGGTTAGAATACAAAGAAGAATACAACGATGAAAGGTACAAGCATAATAATCATGAGGAAATGATAATACTACGGAAGGAATAATGGAATTTTGTCATCGCTTACATACTGAAGatgtgaattttataatactagGGAcatgattgattattttacaatacttACAAAAACaggtaaattttattcgatacAACAAACATGAAAGAggcaaatattttaacactacataaattaatttcagcaatgaataaaagataaattggCATATTTGGAAACACgacaattaccataattatttatggtctgaaaatataaactaaaaagtGAAAAAGTGATTGCAAAATTGTATAGGAATGAGGGGCCGGTACtgctgacaaaaaaaatatttgaaaaatgtattaacaATTTGATCGCTAAAATTTGATGgccaaacaaaaaaattacctaatttcgaagaatttgtattgtaaaaaagCATAAGTGAAATTGTATACGGATGAAAGGGCCGgtactgctgataaaaaaatatttgagaaatttatttacaaattaatcgCTATAATCTGATGgccaaaaaagaaattaatttatttttaagaatttgtATTGTGAAAAAGTGTTTGTGAAATCGTATAGGGATGACGGGCC comes from Microplitis demolitor isolate Queensland-Clemson2020A chromosome 8, iyMicDemo2.1a, whole genome shotgun sequence and encodes:
- the LOC128668481 gene encoding putative mediator of RNA polymerase II transcription subunit 26 — translated: MNSNSNQVKSDYRRKRPRPKSRKFACRQSRKRKRIEEIQLQNEEEEATEVILEDHGKADDRNDEAHEQEMEILEELYVEVEVSEAEEQMEADNNNDEGTIHPISHNSISQTMNGFRGKTKGRGRRMKETRARPALQRDAIAPNGPRTRLRTDRGGPTNEAGTLNNPQLPGAQHPAGNANQLQRHQEPGAVNNPQLPNAQQLDDNVNQMPRHQEPGAVNNPQLPNAQQLDDNVNQMPRHQEPGAVNNPQLPNAQQLANNVNQMPRHQEPGAVNNPQLPNAQQLANNVNQMPRHQEPGAVNNPQLPNAQQLANNVNQMPRHQEPGAVNNPQLPNAQQLANNVNQMPRHQEPGAVNNPQLPNAQQLANNVNQMPRHQEPGAVNNPQLPNAQQLANNVNQMLRHQEPGAVNNPQLPNAQQLANNVNQMPRHQEPGAVNNPQLPNAQQLANNVNQMPRHQEPGIVNNSQLPNAQQLIGNANQLSRSLMLPNFSIPPPKIAQRPSSIEPHLPSKRTMKAIQKFNRNYSKLLEQVGKNQQQSQELSGWNQLQQQRLQPQKQQLQLQQQQLMQQQLQPQQQHLQPQQQQLQPQQQQLQPQQQQSQPQQQQLQLQQQQLQPQQQQLQPQQQQSQPQQQQLQLQQQQWLSQQQQFLLLQQQVLPQQQQLLLQQQPLLPHQLQLLPQQQPLLQQQPGILLPPNLAHQHIYPPFNFPNHPPNFSTLFYPYFCLPNQYARP